TGTTACCGGCTGTCCTGGTAAAGGAAGTGTTCTAAAATTGTATACCGCAGATTCATTACCTCCGGTTTTTATCTTATAATAGTACTTGGTATTCGGTTGAAGATTACCAATTTTTGCGGTGTGATAATAGTAATTATTGTTGTAGCCTGTATCTGAAAAAATATTAGTAGTACCGGTTACCGTTACATTCAGATTAGTTGGGGAATCCCCGTAGATCACGGTTGTTTCGTTATCGGAAGCGGTCTTCCAATTAACGATCATGGAATTCGGAGTCGGGTTTTGCAGATATGGGAACAAAACCTGTCCGAATGCCATTTGGGCCGCGAAACAAAAAAAGAAGAAATAATGTTTCATAATCGCTTAATTTTAAAATGACATATAGAGTTTTAATTTGTAAATCAATAATTTAAAAAAATCATTATGCTGATTTTTATTTCGGGCAAAAGTAGAAGTCCCATATAAACTCTGCCTGATGGAATCTTAAAGAATCTGTTAATTTTTTGATGAAACCGGAATGAAAAATTTATAGTTTTTACCACATTAAATATTTGGTATATTCAAAAACTATTTTGTACATTTGCAACCTGTTATTCAACCTCTGACGATAAACGTGTAAGTTGCTTAGCTTTAACATTTTATTTTATTAATAATGGATTTATTAAAGTACGTACAAGACAAGTACATTGCGAAAAAAGAATTCCCTGAATTCAAAGCAGGTGATACAATTACTGTGTATTACGAAATTAAAGAAGGACAAAAAACTAGAACTCAGTTCTTCAAAGGGACAGTTATCCAATTAAGAGGTACTGGTTCTACAAAAACTTTTACCATCAGAAAAATGTCTGGTGATGTAGGTGTAGAAAGAGTATTCCCTATCAACTTACCTGCACTTCAAAAAATTGAGGTTGACAGAAGAGGTAGAGTTAGAAGAGCTAGAATCTACTACTTCAGAGATCTTAGAGGTAAAAAAGCGAGAATTAAAGACGCTGCTTACAAGAAGAAATAATTCAGACAACAATAAATGCAAAAGGAAGCTGTTTACACGTAAACAGCTTCTTTTTTTATGGGCAATTGGTAATGCGTAATAAATGATGATATTATTTCTGTGTAGAATTTTTTATCTCTTTATACTTTTGTTTTGAAACAAAAGTATACAAAAGTTCAAGACTGGAATTATCCGCTAAAAATTTAAACGGACTTCTAAAATTTCCAAACTCGTATAGTCCAGTTGGTACTCTTTCGATTCAAGACTAGAGTCATACCCAGACCGTGGAAATTTTTTAACGGATTAATTGAAATTTCCCCAACGCTCCTAATTCCCAGGTCGATGGAGAGCTCCCCTTACTCCGATTCTCAAACATCTGTGAAAATCTGTGTCATCTGTGGTTAATAATATGAGTAATAGGTAATATTTACACCTAATCTTTACATCCTGAATATGCTATTATTCTTTGTATGGAGTTCCTTTTCCAGTTTCCAGGAAGAGTTTTAGGCTGCCCAGAAACTGCACCCAACCATTGGAGCAGATATCATAACATTCAATATCCGGATTTAGACCAAGGTGGGTAACTTTTATTTGTGTATTTTCTCCCGTTGGCACTAGTTCCCAAACGATGGTGGTTCCAATCCATTCTGTCTGATTTTTTAACTCTGGAAGAGCAATCAGCGAGTCTTCTACCTCCCAGATTATCTTTGAATTGGGTATCGATTCTTTCACCCGCATTGTTTT
This Chryseobacterium sp. G0162 DNA region includes the following protein-coding sequences:
- the rplS gene encoding 50S ribosomal protein L19 — encoded protein: MDLLKYVQDKYIAKKEFPEFKAGDTITVYYEIKEGQKTRTQFFKGTVIQLRGTGSTKTFTIRKMSGDVGVERVFPINLPALQKIEVDRRGRVRRARIYYFRDLRGKKARIKDAAYKKK
- a CDS encoding SRPBCC family protein, whose product is MDNYTNTIEVKTTADKSYGALARQIPLWWTEMFEGSSAQTGDVFTIRFGVNIHKTMRVKESIPNSKIIWEVEDSLIALPELKNQTEWIGTTIVWELVPTGENTQIKVTHLGLNPDIECYDICSNGWVQFLGSLKLFLETGKGTPYKE